The following proteins are co-located in the Candidatus Paceibacterota bacterium genome:
- a CDS encoding acetylxylan esterase — protein MSYKAAGIVTVGFIDTTCPPTSVYAAYNALKGKKEIFNDPPSAHAISPGAREAMRSAILRYADKLK, from the coding sequence ATGAGCTATAAGGCGGCCGGGATCGTGACGGTGGGTTTCATTGACACGACCTGTCCCCCGACGAGCGTCTATGCCGCCTACAACGCGCTCAAGGGCAAGAAGGAAATCTTCAACGACCCGCCCAGCGCCCACGCGATTTCACCGGGCGCAAGAGAGGCAATGCGCAGCGCCATCCTCCGGTATGCCGACAAGCTGAAGTAG
- a CDS encoding beta-propeller fold lactonase family protein codes for MALTVLLSGCIRDLDEAPGSLVQPQHVGRVGANIYQVPTGQLLTPTGRQIELPGMRPQALALSPNGNLLATGGKNQTLVLIDPADGRILQTVQLSTPKAKDSSETVTGQMSFTGLTFSPDSRRVYLSTTGGNVWVFPIDRLGQAGQPKLLAVPNANVPHQKHEIPTGIAVSPDGKRLYVAGNLGNRLHELDAESGKILRSWKTGAAPFDVVLAGDKAYVSNLGGRRPEAGDLVAPAGKGTTVRVDPVRHIASEGSVTVIDLTAGKVKSEILVGLHASALAVSPNSQYVVVANSGSDTLNVIETATDRIVEKVWARQTPADLFGAQPNALAFDRTGRRLYVCNGTQNAVAVIRFEPEANASKMLGLIPTGWFPGAIQYDTNRKTLCVANMKGIGATKVFEPHEAVKLNTKDFFGTVSLIPVPTKKALSALTKRALRNMHYPRLAAARLPARTGVPARPVPERVGEPSVFKHVIYIIKENRTYDQLLGDMTEGNGDPALCIFGETYTPNQHKIAREFVLLDNTYCSGVQSADGHQWTDSAIANEYMERQITSDTPRSYPGGKTEDGADALAWASSGFIWDNALAHGKTFRNYGEWMLSEAGWKDRNRKDSATWLDFWREFQTGAGALQIRSRPAIETLRPYSNTNTLGWNLRVPDVMRAAEFIRELREFEARGWFPDLVILFLPNDHTAGTRSRYPTPGAQMADNDLALGLILEAVSHSRFWPETCVFTIEDDPQNGWDHVSGYRTACYVVSPYTKRRQTISTQYNQTSLMRTMELILGLPPMNHLDATATPMTDCFTGKADLTPFTSVPNRVPLDQLNPEPGQVSDPVLRHDALTSSRLPFEEVDRCPEDVFNRILWRAMKGPDVPYPDWAVKPVRDED; via the coding sequence ATGGCACTCACGGTCCTTTTGTCCGGATGCATCCGCGATTTGGATGAAGCACCCGGATCACTGGTGCAGCCGCAACATGTCGGACGCGTGGGGGCAAACATCTATCAGGTCCCTACCGGGCAATTACTGACCCCCACTGGCCGGCAGATTGAGTTGCCGGGGATGCGTCCGCAGGCGCTTGCGTTAAGTCCGAATGGCAACCTACTGGCGACCGGGGGGAAGAATCAAACACTGGTGCTCATTGATCCGGCCGACGGCCGCATCCTGCAGACGGTGCAACTCTCCACCCCCAAAGCTAAGGACAGCTCCGAGACTGTCACCGGTCAGATGAGTTTCACAGGGCTTACCTTTTCCCCGGATAGCCGGCGGGTTTACCTTTCGACTACTGGCGGGAATGTTTGGGTGTTTCCGATTGATCGCCTGGGCCAGGCAGGCCAGCCAAAGTTGCTTGCCGTCCCGAATGCCAATGTCCCGCATCAGAAGCATGAGATCCCGACCGGCATCGCCGTTTCGCCGGACGGCAAGCGGCTGTATGTCGCAGGCAATCTGGGCAACCGGCTCCATGAGCTGGATGCGGAGTCCGGAAAGATCCTGCGCTCGTGGAAGACGGGCGCGGCGCCGTTCGACGTCGTGTTGGCGGGTGACAAGGCTTACGTCAGCAACCTGGGTGGGCGTCGCCCGGAGGCAGGCGATCTGGTCGCCCCTGCAGGGAAAGGCACGACTGTCCGGGTGGACCCGGTCCGGCACATTGCCAGCGAGGGCTCAGTGACGGTTATTGACCTGACCGCAGGAAAGGTGAAGTCCGAAATCCTGGTCGGGCTGCACGCATCCGCGCTGGCAGTCTCCCCGAACAGCCAGTACGTGGTGGTCGCCAACAGCGGCAGCGACACGCTCAACGTGATTGAGACTGCCACGGATCGGATCGTGGAGAAGGTCTGGGCGCGCCAGACTCCCGCCGACCTGTTCGGCGCGCAGCCCAACGCGCTCGCCTTCGACCGGACCGGGCGGCGCCTCTATGTGTGCAACGGCACGCAGAACGCAGTGGCGGTGATCCGGTTCGAGCCGGAGGCCAACGCCTCGAAGATGCTGGGGCTGATCCCGACGGGCTGGTTCCCCGGTGCGATTCAGTATGACACGAACCGCAAGACACTCTGCGTCGCCAACATGAAAGGCATTGGGGCCACCAAAGTCTTTGAGCCGCATGAGGCGGTAAAGCTGAATACCAAGGACTTCTTCGGTACTGTTTCCCTGATTCCGGTGCCGACGAAGAAGGCATTGTCGGCTCTCACGAAGCGCGCGTTGCGGAACATGCATTACCCGAGGCTGGCGGCAGCACGCCTGCCAGCCCGGACCGGCGTGCCGGCCCGGCCCGTGCCTGAGCGGGTGGGCGAACCGAGCGTGTTCAAACATGTGATCTACATCATTAAGGAGAACCGCACATACGATCAGCTCCTGGGCGACATGACGGAGGGCAACGGAGACCCCGCCCTATGCATCTTCGGCGAGACCTACACCCCCAACCAGCACAAGATCGCGCGCGAATTCGTCCTGCTCGACAACACGTATTGTTCCGGCGTCCAAAGCGCAGACGGACACCAATGGACCGACAGCGCGATTGCCAACGAGTACATGGAGCGCCAGATCACCTCCGACACCCCGCGCAGTTACCCGGGGGGCAAGACCGAGGACGGCGCCGACGCGTTGGCCTGGGCCTCCTCCGGATTCATCTGGGACAACGCCCTGGCGCACGGGAAGACCTTCCGCAACTATGGCGAGTGGATGCTCTCCGAGGCCGGCTGGAAGGACCGCAACCGCAAGGATTCTGCCACCTGGCTTGATTTCTGGCGGGAGTTCCAAACCGGGGCGGGGGCCCTGCAGATTCGCAGCCGACCGGCCATCGAGACTCTCCGGCCGTACAGCAACACCAACACCCTCGGCTGGAACTTGAGGGTGCCGGATGTGATGCGCGCGGCCGAGTTCATTCGGGAACTGCGTGAGTTCGAGGCCCGGGGGTGGTTTCCTGATCTGGTGATTCTCTTTCTGCCCAATGACCACACTGCCGGCACGCGCAGCCGGTATCCCACCCCGGGCGCGCAGATGGCCGATAATGACCTGGCCCTGGGCCTGATCCTGGAGGCTGTCAGTCACAGCCGGTTCTGGCCGGAGACCTGCGTTTTCACGATTGAGGACGATCCACAGAATGGCTGGGATCATGTGAGCGGTTATCGCACCGCCTGCTACGTCGTCAGTCCTTACACCAAGCGCCGGCAGACCATCAGCACGCAATACAACCAGACGAGCCTTATGCGGACTATGGAGCTGATTCTTGGATTGCCGCCGATGAACCACCTGGATGCCACGGCCACGCCGATGACCGACTGTTTTACCGGGAAAGCGGACCTGACCCCGTTCACGAGCGTCCCTAACCGGGTGCCGCTCGATCAATTGAATCCCGAGCCCGGGCAGGTCTCCGACCCGGTGCTGCGTCACGACGCCCTCACCTCCAGTCGCCTGCCGTTTGAGGAAGTGGACCGTTGTCCGGAGGATGTTTTCAACCGCATTCTTTGGCGTGCCATGAAGGGGCCGGACGTGCCCTATCCCGATTGGGCGGTCAAGCCGGTCAGAGACGAAGACTGA